GAGCGTTGTCGCCGGCCCAGGCCCGGACCCATCCCTGGCGCCATCTCCTGACCCAGTGCCTCGGGCGGGAGGATTTGCAGCCGGTGGTGGTGCAGGACCTGACCCTGGAGCCGGGGGATTGCTATCTGCTGTGCAGCGATGGGTTGACCGAAGAGGTGTTCGACTGGGAAATTGCGGCCATTCTGCGGCGCCAGTGTTCGCCTGAGTGGACGGTTCGGGCCCTGATTGATGCAGCTTGCCAGCGGGGGGGACGGGACAACATCACCGCTGTGGTGGTGCAGGTACCTGTTTCCGAAGCAACCCCGGGTTAATGCGCTATCGTAAAAGCTAGCAAGGAGGATCGCCCATGGACGCGCAAGTGCGGATGTGGTTACAGCCCATCGCCGATTTTTTCAACGGTCTACCCATACCTGACGTGGTGGTGCATTGGGGACACCCGGTGATGATGGGGATTGTGTTGGTGTTTATGGGCAGCTTTACGGCGATAACCGGGTGGCGGGGACGCCTGGCGACGGACCCTCAAGTGGCGCAACGGGCCTGGCAGGAACATCGCCGGTTGGTGCCCTGGCTGTACCTGTTCCTGGCCCTGGGCTATAGCGGCGGGTTGCTCTCCCTGATCATGCAAGGACAGGAGATTTTCCACAGCGCCCATTTTGTTACCGGTACCCTAGTGCTGGCGGGCTTGACCCTCAATGCCCTTTTGGCCCTGGCGATGAAAGTCCAACCGGTAACCCGTACCCTGCATGCCTACGTGGGCAGTGCGACCCTGGCGGTGGCGGCTATCCACATGGCCCTGGGAGTACAGTTGGGCTGGTCATTTTAGTTAGGAAATTCCACATGCACCTGGTCTGGGGCTGTTTATTGGGATTGGCGTTATGGCTGGCTGGTGGGATGGCGCCTGCTGTGGCCTTAACAGATGCCCAGCGGTTGGTAGTGGAGGTGTGGCACATTATCAACCGCGCCTACGTGGACCCCACCTTCAATGGTCACAATTGGCAACAAGTGCGGCAGGCAGCCCTACAGCAACCGTTGGAAACCATGGCCCAGGCCACCCAGGTGATTCAGGACATGCTACGCCAACTGGATGACCCTTTTACCCGCCTGTTGCCCCGTCAGCAGTACCGTACCCTCCAGACCACCACTGCCGGGGAACTGACGGGGGTGGGCCTACAAATCGTTCTGGATACAGAGCGACAGGTTCCCCTGGTGGTAGCGCCCATTCCCGGTTCCCCCGCGGCCCAGGCCGGGATTCAAAGTCACGACCGGATTGTGGCCATTGACGGGGAACCTACCCAGGGAATGGACATGGAAGCCGCCGCCAGCCGCCTACGCGGATCCCCCGGTACAACAGTAACCTTGACCCTGGAACGGGGTGACCGGCGGTGGACGGTGACCCTGGCGCGGCAGCGGGTGACCTTACCGTCGGTGGCCTGGGAGGTACGCCCCGGCGGGATTGGTTACATCCAGCTCAGTCAATTCAGCGCCAGTTCGGCGGCGGAGATGGCGCGGGCGATCCGCGAGTTGGAAGCCCAGGGGGTGCGGGGTTATATTCTGGATTTGCGCAACAATCCGGGGGGCCTTTTCCAAGCCGGGTTGGACATTGCCCAGGAGTGGCTCAACGAGGGGCCGGTGGTCTATACCGTAGGCCGCGAGGGGGGCGCAACCGAATTCTCCGCCAGTGGCCAGGCCTTGACGAATAAACCCCTGGTGGTGCTGATTAACCACGGCACGGCCAGCGCCAGTGAGATCCTGGCGGGAGCGTTACAGGACCATCACCGGGCCTACCTGGTGGGGGAGACCACCTTTGGCAAGGGCTTGATCCAGTCCATTTTTCCCCTGAGCAACGGCGATGGCCTGGCCGTCTCGGTCGCCCGTTACGAGACCCCGGCCCACCACAACATTCACCGGCGAGGCATTGTGCCCGA
This genomic window from Gloeomargarita sp. SRBZ-1_bins_9 contains:
- a CDS encoding DUF4079 domain-containing protein, translating into MDAQVRMWLQPIADFFNGLPIPDVVVHWGHPVMMGIVLVFMGSFTAITGWRGRLATDPQVAQRAWQEHRRLVPWLYLFLALGYSGGLLSLIMQGQEIFHSAHFVTGTLVLAGLTLNALLALAMKVQPVTRTLHAYVGSATLAVAAIHMALGVQLGWSF
- a CDS encoding S41 family peptidase — protein: MHLVWGCLLGLALWLAGGMAPAVALTDAQRLVVEVWHIINRAYVDPTFNGHNWQQVRQAALQQPLETMAQATQVIQDMLRQLDDPFTRLLPRQQYRTLQTTTAGELTGVGLQIVLDTERQVPLVVAPIPGSPAAQAGIQSHDRIVAIDGEPTQGMDMEAAASRLRGSPGTTVTLTLERGDRRWTVTLARQRVTLPSVAWEVRPGGIGYIQLSQFSASSAAEMARAIRELEAQGVRGYILDLRNNPGGLFQAGLDIAQEWLNEGPVVYTVGREGGATEFSASGQALTNKPLVVLINHGTASASEILAGALQDHHRAYLVGETTFGKGLIQSIFPLSNGDGLAVSVARYETPAHHNIHRRGIVPDQVVPAPPDGMTSLEQDPQYQAAVAWLDRYLAQASGSILEKGSQG